The stretch of DNA CTCGCAGATCGCACTATTCATTTCGATGACCGCGAAGTCGCGCGTGAGGAGTTGGGACTGCCATGCTGACACTTGCGGTTGAGACTCTCGTCGAGGTGGTCGCGGGACAGCTGGTCACCGGCTCCGAGGACGCGATGGTGAACGGCCTCGTGACCGATTCGCGCGATGTCGATCCGGGCATGGCATTCGTGGCGTTCCGTGGTGTGTCTGCCGATGGCCATGACCACCTCGAGCAGGCAGTATCGCATGGGGCCCGTGCGCTGATAGTCACGCGAAGCCCCGGTGATATCGCCGCCGCGGTGGAAGTCGCAGAGCGTGCGGGTATCGCTGTAGTGCGGGTACCGGATGCGCTCAAGGCTGTTCAGGCCCTGGCGGCGCACCACAGGGATCGCCTCTTCTGTCCGGTGATAGGTGTGACCGGGTCCACCGGGAAGACGACGACGAAGGACTTCATCACATCCGTTCTGTCGACGAGACTGAGGGTCACAGCTACGCTCGGAAACCAGAACAACGAGCTTGGAGTGCCGCTGACGCTCATCCGGGCCGGTGCCGACACCGACGTCTTGGTAGTGGAGATGGCAATGCGCGGTTCCGGCCAGATCGCGCAGCTGTGCGAGATCGCGCGGCCGACGATGGGGTTGGTGACCAATGTGGGCACGAGTCACATCGAGCTCCTTGGCAGCGAAGAGGCGATCGCCTCGGCGAAGGGCGAACTCGTGGAGGCCGTGCCCCCGGAGGGCATGGTCTTCCTGAATAGCGATGATGTCCGCTCAGCGCCTCTTGCCGACCGCGCGCGGGCCCAGGTTGTTCTCTACGGCCTCGGAGAAGAGTGTGAGATCTGCGCGCGTGATGTCACCGTAGACGCTGATAGCCGGCCCTCGTTCGAACTTGTCACTCCGGGGGGCACCCGGCGTGTCACCCTCGCTATTCCGGGTCGGCACAACGTGTACAATGCCCTCGCCGCAGCCGCCGTGGCGCGCAACGTCGGTGTGCCACTGGACGACATCATCAGCGGCCTTGAGTCGGCCGAGATCACAGGGATGCGCATGCAGGTCTTTGAGAGCGCGACAGGCATCCATGTGATCAACGATGCGTACAACGCGAACCCCACATCGATGCGCGCGGCGGTGGAGACCCTTGCGGGCATGTCCGTAGCGGGTCGCAGGGTCGCCGTCCTTGGCGACATGGCGGAGCTTGGCTCTCTCGCGGAGTTGGCGCACTTCCATATCGGCGAGGAGATTGCGCGAAGCGGAATCGACACACTGGTGACAGTCGGAGAACTCGGAGCGCGCTTCGCCGATGGCGCACGCGCTGCGGGCATGGACACGGAAGCGATCCGGCCGTGCGTCACCGTCGACGAGGCGAGCGAGGTGTTGGATGATCTGCTCAGCCCAGGCGATGTCGTTCTGGTGAAGGCGTCGCGGGTGATGGGGTTGGAGCGCGTTGTCGAGGCGATTGTGGAGCCGCATGTTTAGACTCGCCCAATACCCTACCTACCAGGTCTTCCTCGCCGTGGTGCTGGCGCTTGTTGCGTCCGGCGCTCTGTTCCCGCTGTGGATACGGGTACTCCGATTCCGCAATATCGGCCAACAGGTTCGGGCGGACGGACCGCAGGGCCATCTCGTCAAACAGGGCACGCCGACGATGGGTGGAGTCCTCATCCTGTTTGTCATCGCCAGCACCTACCTGGTTCTCGCTGACATCGGACCGCTGTCGATTCTTGCCCTTGGCGTGACGTTCGCGTGCGGGCTCCTTGGCTTCATCGATGACTGGGCGAAGGTCTGGCACGAGCGTTCGCTGGGACTCAGGCCCCGGGCCAAGATCATGTGGCAGGCGGTTATCGCGATCACCTTCGGCGTGCTCGTGGTCAACTGGGCTGGGCTTTCGACCGACGTGGCGCTTCCGTTGGTCGGAGTCAACGTGGACATGGGCGCCCTCTCCAGTATGGTCAACCTGGGCTCACTGGAGATCGTCGTCCCATGGCTCTATCTGGCCCTGGTGTTCTTCATGATCCTTAGCTTCTCCAATACCGTTAACCTGACCGATGGGTTGGACGGTCTTGCAGCGGGAACGGTCACCATCGTGATGCTCGCGTATGCCGGCATCGCGTTTCGCCAGGACCGGCTTGAGGTCGCCTTGCTGGCCGCTGCGATCGCGGGCGCGTGCATCGGATTCCTTTGGTACAACAGCTATCCCGCCGACATATTCATGGGCGACACGGGCTCTTTGGGTCTTGGCGCTGCGATAGCGGCTTTGGCCATCATCACCAAGACGGAGCTATTAGCCGTTCTCATCGGCGGCATATACGTGGTCGAGGGT from Actinomycetota bacterium encodes:
- the murF gene encoding UDP-N-acetylmuramoyl-tripeptide--D-alanyl-D-alanine ligase → MLTLAVETLVEVVAGQLVTGSEDAMVNGLVTDSRDVDPGMAFVAFRGVSADGHDHLEQAVSHGARALIVTRSPGDIAAAVEVAERAGIAVVRVPDALKAVQALAAHHRDRLFCPVIGVTGSTGKTTTKDFITSVLSTRLRVTATLGNQNNELGVPLTLIRAGADTDVLVVEMAMRGSGQIAQLCEIARPTMGLVTNVGTSHIELLGSEEAIASAKGELVEAVPPEGMVFLNSDDVRSAPLADRARAQVVLYGLGEECEICARDVTVDADSRPSFELVTPGGTRRVTLAIPGRHNVYNALAAAAVARNVGVPLDDIISGLESAEITGMRMQVFESATGIHVINDAYNANPTSMRAAVETLAGMSVAGRRVAVLGDMAELGSLAELAHFHIGEEIARSGIDTLVTVGELGARFADGARAAGMDTEAIRPCVTVDEASEVLDDLLSPGDVVLVKASRVMGLERVVEAIVEPHV
- the mraY gene encoding phospho-N-acetylmuramoyl-pentapeptide-transferase, which gives rise to MFRLAQYPTYQVFLAVVLALVASGALFPLWIRVLRFRNIGQQVRADGPQGHLVKQGTPTMGGVLILFVIASTYLVLADIGPLSILALGVTFACGLLGFIDDWAKVWHERSLGLRPRAKIMWQAVIAITFGVLVVNWAGLSTDVALPLVGVNVDMGALSSMVNLGSLEIVVPWLYLALVFFMILSFSNTVNLTDGLDGLAAGTVTIVMLAYAGIAFRQDRLEVALLAAAIAGACIGFLWYNSYPADIFMGDTGSLGLGAAIAALAIITKTELLAVLIGGIYVVEGLSVILQIASFKLTGRRILRMAPIHHHFEMIGWSETKVMVRFWIVTGIMAGAGFALYFVGSVRK